Proteins from a single region of Amycolatopsis sp. CA-230715:
- a CDS encoding dihydrofolate reductase family protein: MGKVFSHMTMSLDGFIADPRDGTGELFDWYDAGEVAVPSADPRWSFHVDENSAGLLRGILANTGALVCGRRLFDHTNGWGGSHPVGAPVVVVTHRTPPDAADWKTTTFAGGVAEGIATARDIAGGKDVTIASANIASQALDLGLVDEVCVSLVPVLLGEGIPYFATLTGAPHRFDDPEIIPGKRATHLRYVVRK; the protein is encoded by the coding sequence ATGGGCAAGGTCTTCTCGCACATGACGATGTCGCTCGACGGTTTCATCGCGGATCCGCGCGATGGCACCGGCGAGCTGTTCGACTGGTACGACGCGGGCGAGGTCGCCGTACCGAGCGCCGATCCCCGCTGGTCCTTCCACGTCGACGAAAACAGCGCCGGCCTACTGCGCGGAATCCTCGCGAACACCGGCGCGCTCGTGTGCGGGCGCCGCCTGTTCGACCACACGAACGGCTGGGGCGGCAGCCACCCCGTCGGCGCGCCGGTGGTCGTGGTGACCCACCGAACCCCGCCGGACGCAGCCGACTGGAAGACCACCACGTTCGCCGGCGGTGTGGCGGAAGGGATCGCGACGGCCCGCGACATCGCGGGCGGCAAGGACGTCACCATCGCGAGCGCGAACATCGCGAGCCAGGCGCTGGACCTCGGCCTGGTCGACGAGGTCTGCGTCAGCCTGGTGCCGGTGCTGCTCGGGGAAGGCATCCCGTACTTCGCCACCCTGACCGGGGCTCCGCACCGCTTCGACGACCCGGAGATCATCCCCGGCAAGCGCGCCACCCACCTGCGCTACGTGGTCCGGAAGTAG